A stretch of the Lactuca sativa cultivar Salinas chromosome 9, Lsat_Salinas_v11, whole genome shotgun sequence genome encodes the following:
- the LOC111888114 gene encoding WEB family protein At5g55860: MVAKDRQSKTDSPKVEVGEIDTRAPFQSVKDAVNLFGEGAFSGEKLTIKKIKPHSTDRVLVKETKLHLAQKELDKLKEQLKSAETTKTGALTELERAKRTVDDLKNKLQIINEAKESAIKATEMAKDQAKKLDVGETNSNGVLNHDLEKSKQQYAAVFTELDAAKQELRRIRHDYEVAMEEKSDVIKEEQEAEVMSKVNLDKAGEISKEILSVQEAIEHVMLAAIEAKQEQEKIVSEKNIQKLAHKSALEESAKKLVALREQIDPEMSKDLESQFAKTTSEIKRLELEMENARASDLDSLKNVTLELDGAKDSLQKVAEEETSLRNLLESLKIELENVKKEHEELKEKEAETESMAGNLNVKLQKSKMELEAACVEEARVSGGSDEMVAALRQLLAESETAKRESEKMNEEAEELQKEAAAMEACLEEAEVELRIALMEADEAKSAESKALEEIKLISERTDAARASTSESGSKITISREEFESLSRKVEESEKLAGMKVEAAMAQAEAVKASEKEAVKRLEVAQKEIEEMKAATEAAVKRAEMADAARKAVEGELRRWREKEQKKAAEAASLILQESQSLPSTPLRKQIPVNPPPPAASQKPVNIQKQKTKKILVSNLSGIFQRKKSQVDGGSSPSYLPGEKPM, encoded by the exons ATGGTGGCGAAAGATCGTCAAAGCAAAACAGACTCTCCAAAAGTGGAGGTCGGAGAAATCGACACCAGGGCGCCTTTCCAGTCGGTCAAAGATGCAGTCAATCTTTTTGGAGAAGGTGCTTTTTCAGGCGAAAAACTCACAATCAAGAAAATAAAACCACATTCAACTGAT AGGGTGTTGGTGAAGGAGACAAAGCTCCATTTAGCCCAGAAAGAGCTCGATAAGTTAAAGGAACAGTTAAAGAGTGCTGAAACTACAAAAACTGGAGCACTTACAGAGCTTGAACGAGCTAAAAGAACTGTAGATGATTTGAAAAACAAACTCCAGATCATTAACGAAGCAAAAGAATCAGCAATCAAAGCTACAGAAATGGCAAAAGATCAGGCGAAGAAACTTGATGTTGGAGAAACAAACTCTAATGGTGTTTTGAATCATGATTTGGAGAAATCAAAACAACAGTATGCTGCTGTGTTTACAGAACTTGATGCTGCAAAACAAGAGTTAAGAAGAATCCGCCATGATTATGAGGTAGCCATGGAAGAAAAATCTGATGTTATTAAAGAAGAACAAGAGGCTGAGGTTATGAGCAAAGTGAATTTGGATAAAGCTGGGGAGATATCCAAGGAGATTTTATCTGTTCAAGAAGCTATTGAGCATGTGATGCTTGCAGCCATTGAAGCAAAACAAGAACAAGAGAAAATAGTTTCAGAGAAGAACATTCAAAAGCTTGCACATAAATCCGCCCTTGAAGAATCTGCAAAGAAACTAGTTGCTTTGAGAGAACAAATCGATCCTGAAATGTCAAAAGATCTTGAATCCCAATTTGCTAAAACCACATCTGAGATTAAAAGATTGGAATTGGAAATGGAGAATGCGAGAGCTTCGGATCTTGATTCTTTGAAAAACGTGACATTAGAGCTTGATGGAGCTAAAGATTCATTACAGAAAGTTGCAGAAGAAGAGACCTCACTAAGAAActtattagaatcattgaaaatCGAGCTTGAAAACGTGAAGAAAGAACACGAAGAATTGAAAGAAAAAGAAGCAGAAACCGAATCAATGGCAGGAAATCTGAATGTTAAGTTGCAGAAAAGTAAAATGGAGCTTGAAGCTGCATGTGTAGAGGAAGCCAGAGTCAGTGGTGGTTCTGATGAAATGGTGGCGGCTCTCCGGCAACTATTGGCGGAGAGTGAAACTGCAAAAAGGGAATCGGAAAAGATGAATGAGGAAGCTGAAGAGTTGCAGAAGGAGGCGGCAGCCATGGAAGCTTGTTTAGAAGAAGCTGAAGTTGAACTGAGAATCGCGTTAATGGAAGCAGATGAAGCTAAATCAGCAGAATCAAAAGCTTTGGAGGAGATAAAGTTGATTTCAGAAAGAACAGATGCTGCACGTGCTTCAACTTCTGAATCTGGATCAAAGATCACAATTTCACGGGAAGAATTCGAGTCATTGAGTAGAAAAGTGGAGGAATCGGAGAAGCTGGCGGGGATGAAGGTGGAGGCGGCAATGGCGCAGGCGGAGGCGGTGAAAGCAAGCGAGAAAGAGGCGGTGAAGAGGCTTGAAGTAGCACAGAAAGAGATTGAAGAAATGAAAGCTGCAACGGAGGCGGCGGTGAAGCGGGCTGAGATGGCGGATGCCGCTAGGAAAGCGGTGGAGGGGGAGCTCCGGCGGTGGAGGGAAAAGGAGCAGAAGAAGGCGGCAGAAGCAGCTTCGTTGATCTTACAAGAGTCACAGTCATTACCTTCAACACCACTTCGGAAGCAGATTCCGGTGAATCCTCCACCACCAGCTGCTTCACAGAAACCTGTTAACATTCAGAAACAGAAGACAAAGAAAATTCTTGTAAGCAATTTGAGTGGGATTTTTCAGAGGAAGAAATCACAGGTTGATGGTGGATCCTCTCCTTCATATTTGCCGGGTGAGAAGCCaatgtaa